The Yamadazyma tenuis chromosome 2, complete sequence sequence ACCCATGACCATACGCCGTTGGGCGATGCAGGCATCCGGTTTGCAGTACCGCCCATAAAAAAGAGGAACCACGAAATCGCTCCATCCGAGATGTACAGATCGATCAATTTGCTCCAAAAAAATAACCAGCAGcatgaagatgacgatgaggTGTTGATCATCAAGTCGCCCAACCAGATCGAAAATGAGGACTCGTCTCGACCgattttcaccaaaaaGGGCCCACTGCTTCTGTTTGAACCACCCCATCGGTTGATGAGCACCCAAAAACTCAAGACCAGAGTCCGCAAAcggttcaagaaaatcagAAGCATGTCGGTGAACTcgcttgaagatgaaaacGACTCCATTGACAGTAACGACGAAGGCGAAGACGAAGACGGCATTGACGAATTAGACGAGTCTGAGGGCGGAGATGGCGAGGTGGAGTCGGAGGTATTTTCCAACGACGATGAGAGCGTTGACCAGGTGCGGCGGGCCACGTCCAACCTCGCCTTGCCCAGCACTGATCAGAGCGGTAAAAAATATGCCAAAAGATCCAACACATTTGATGTCAGAACCTCAGCCGATGAGACCCCGGCTGCGAAAACTCATAGACGAAACGTTTCACGGTCTCGGTTCAACTTGACCCCAGGGGTGTCACGGTCCAGCCTCGACGAAGAGAACTCACTCTTCACGAGCATATCTCGAACTTTGACCACTTCGCTCACGCGGCTGAAGACTACAAACTATTTGAGTTGGGAACCAACCATTGGAAGAAACTCCAATTTTGTGCACTTGACAGACGAACAGAAAGAGGAGTTGGGAGGTGTGGAGTACAGAGCCATGATtctcttgatcaaaatcgTGTGGCTGTATTATATTGGGTTTCATGTTCTTGCGTTGGTGGTTCATCTTGCGTGGATTCTGAAGCAACCAGCTTACAAGGAGATGATTCGCAGCTACGGTGTAACTCCAGTGTGGTGGAGTTTTTTCACGGCTCAGACCAccttcaacgacttgggATTCACCTTGACACCCAACTCGATGATCGggttcaacaagtccatcTATATTCTTTTGTGGGATAGTTTTTTAATTATAGCAGGAAACACCGGATTCCCGGTGTTTTTGCGATTCATTATTTGGGTGCTCTACAAGTTTGCCAGACCCATGTCGCTTTACGAGGAGAGTTTGGCGTTCTTATTGGACCATCCTCGGCGGTGCTTCACGCTTTTATTTCCTAGTGGGCCTACGTGGTGGTTATTTGGTATTCTCATTGCCTTGAATGGAATCGATTGGATTTTCTTTATcattttggacttgaaaaaccTGTATTTATTGGACATCCCCACCGGGTTCCGAGTGGTGTGTGGGCTTTTCAATGCTGTCAACACCAGAACTGCTGGGTTATCGGCAGTGGATTTGGGTAAACTTCACACGGCAGTGCAGGTGAGTTATGTGATCATGATGTATATTTCCGTGTTGCCATTGGCCATTTCCATCAGAAGAACCAACGTGTACGAAGAACAGTCGTTGGGGATTTACATTAAGGATGAGAACCATGTGGAGGAGGATCATGAAAAGTCCCCCACCAACTTTATTGGAAACCACTTGAGAAACCAATTATCTTTTGATTTGTGGTTTATCTTCTTGGGACTCTTCATCATTTGCATTGCTGAGAACTCCAAGCTCGACAACCAGGATATCCATTTCACTGCTTTCACAGTATTGTTTGAATGTGTTAGTGCTTATGGTACAGTTGGGTTGTCATTGGGGTACCCGACCGCCAACACTTCGTTGGCGGGCCAGTTTACGGTGgtgtccaagttgattttgattgCCATGATGATCAGAGGAAGACATAGAGGGTTGCCCTATAGTTTGGATCGAGCGATTATGACACCCAATGCCAATATGATCAAGAGAGACCAGGTACAAGCCGAGCATGCCATAAGAAGACAGGCAACATTAGAGCGTACACAGACACAGGCCACCAATTCTGCCTCGGGCAatgacttgttcaaagcGTTAAGTAGGAGAGGTAACGAGATTCTTCGTAGAAGACGCTCCACTGCTGGAGGCTCATTTAGTTATAATTAATAGTCGCACCGCGAAAAATATTTCATCTcatcatctcatctcataCCCACCATGATCCGCAAACAGACCAGAGAAAGAAGGGAGTACCTCTACAGAAAGGCGGCCGAGCTCCAGGACGCCAAGCTAACCGAGAAGAGACAACAGTTGAAGGCTGCGTTGGCGTCGGGAAAGCCTCTTTCAAAAGAATTAGGTGAAGACCAGGACCTCCAGAAAGACTTCGTCTATGACCAGAGTGAGCAGGTCAACGTCGACGACGAGTATGCCAGTACCAGTGGGATCGCTGATCCCCGGATTATTGTGACGACGTCCAGAAACCCGTCCGTGAAGCTTCTGCAGTTCAGCAAGGAAATTAAGTTGATGTTCCccaattccatcaaatTGAACAGAGGTAATTACATTATACCTGAACTCATTGAATCGTGTCAGAAATCCGGAATGAATGATATGATCGTTTTGCATGAACACAGAGG is a genomic window containing:
- the TRK1 gene encoding low affinity potassium transporter (EggNog:ENOG503NV12; COG:P); the protein is MKLRYPFVADRPLAWQIREFIDNILSVTLPYLRMFIPNFKAAHYSYIVFWSIIGSIMIFPVKNIKYIDALFFASGASAQAGLNTVDVNLLSLWQQMCLYIIATFTTPIFIHGFVLFFRLWSFERYFDNIKVTSKLNNKMRRTFTMGSRTRTNDSTGINTRANTGYNLQLGNNNNIPMMTFEDPPKDDDQTVMDTTPPSSSTQDASTNLDPQVDHMSEPSDEDEQSSRPPRSPREHQPRSVPSPGASSREPSPDRRIQFSQDTRTGPSHPQHHITHIQTPQPTHDHTPLGDAGIRFAVPPIKKRNHEIAPSEMYRSINLLQKNNQQHEDDDEVLIIKSPNQIENEDSSRPIFTKKGPSLSFEPPHRLMSTQKLKTRVRKRFKKIRSMSVNSLEDENDSIDSNDEGEDEDGIDELDESEGGDGEVESEVFSNDDESVDQVRRATSNLALPSTDQSGKKYAKRSNTFDVRTSADETPAAKTHRRNVSRSRFNLTPGVSRSSLDEENSLFTSISRTLTTSLTRSKTTNYLSWEPTIGRNSNFVHLTDEQKEELGGVEYRAMILLIKIVWSYYIGFHVLALVVHLAWISKQPAYKEMIRSYGVTPVWWSFFTAQTTFNDLGFTLTPNSMIGFNKSIYILLWDSFLIIAGNTGFPVFLRFIIWVLYKFARPMSLYEESLAFLLDHPRRCFTLLFPSGPTWWLFGILIALNGIDWIFFIILDLKNSYLLDIPTGFRVVCGLFNAVNTRTAGLSAVDLGKLHTAVQVSYVIMMYISVLPLAISIRRTNVYEEQSLGIYIKDENHVEEDHEKSPTNFIGNHLRNQLSFDLWFIFLGLFIICIAENSKLDNQDIHFTAFTVLFECVSAYGTVGLSLGYPTANTSLAGQFTVVSKLILIAMMIRGRHRGLPYSLDRAIMTPNANMIKRDQVQAEHAIRRQATLERTQTQATNSASGNDLFKALSRRGNEILRRRRSTAGGSFSYN